GGAGGGTGACCGGGTGGTGATCGGTGATCCGCTGCCCGGCACGGCAGGGGCCTGAGCATGAGCGAGCCCCTGCTGCACCTCACCGGCATCAGCCGCAGCTTCACCGCCGGGGATCGGGAGTTCCTGGCCCTCAAGCACATCGACCTGAGCATCCAGGCCGGGGAAATGGTGGCGATCACCGGGGCCTCGGGGTCGGGCAAGTCGACCCTGATGAACATCCTCGGCTGCCTGGACTACGCCACCGCCGGCAGCTACAAGGTCAACGGCCGGGAAACCCGCGACCTCGACGACCAGGCCCTGGCGGAACTGCGCCGCGACTACTTCGGCTTCATCTTCCAGCGCTACCACTTGCTGCCGCACCTGAGCGCCATGCACAACGTCGAGATGCCGGCGATCTACGCCGGTACCCCGCAAGTCAGGCGCCATGGCCGGGCCCGGGAACTGCTGGCGCGCCTGGGTTTGTCCGGGCACCTGGGCCACCGGCCCAGCCAGCTCTCCGGCGGCCAGCAGCAGCGAGTGAGCATCGCCCGGGCGCTGATGAACGGCGGCGAAGTGATACTCGCCGACGAACCCACCGGTGCCCTGGACACCGCCAGCGGCAAGGAGGTGATGAACATCCTCCAGGAACTGCACGGCCTGGGGCACACGGTGATCATCGTCACCCACGACCCCAAGGTGGCGGCCAACGCCCAGCGCATCATCGAAGTGCGCGACGGCGAGATCGTCAGCGACCGGGCCAACCCGCGCCCGGCGGACGAGGCGCCGAGCGAGCCACCGGTCAGCGTGCGGCCCGCCGGTGCGCGGCGCCTGGTGGCCAGCCTGGGGCTGTTCAAGGAGGCCTTCGTGATGGCCTGGGTGGCGCTGGTCTCGCACCGCATGCGCACCCTGCTGACCATGCTCGGGATCGTCATCGGCATCACCTCGGTGGTGTCCATCGTGGCCATCGGCGAGGGCGCCAAGCGCTACGTGCTCAAGGACATCCAGGCCATTGGCAGCAACACCATCGACATCTTCCCCGGGGCCAGTTTCGGCGACAGCCGGGCGGCGGCGATCCAGACCCTGATGCCCGCCGACGTGACGGCCCTGAACCAGCTGTACTACGTCGACAGTGCCACGCCCATGGTCGGCCGCAGCCTGTTGCTGCGCTACGGCAACATCGATCTCAACGCCACGGTCAACGGCGTCAGCCACCTGTACTTCCAGGTTCGCGACATCAAGCTGGCCAGCGGCATTTCCTTCAGCGAGAACGACGCGCGGCGCCAGGCCCAGGTGGTGGTGATCGACCACAACACCCGCAACCGCCTGTTCGGCCCGGATGTCGACCCGCTGGGGCAGGTGATCCTGGTGGGCAACCTGCCGTGCACGGTGATCGGCGTGACCCGGGAGAACAAGAACATGTTCGCCGCCAGCAACCTGCTGAACGTCTGGCTGCCCTACGAGACCGCCGCCGGGCGGGTGCTCGGCCAGCGCCACCTGGACAGCATCAGCGTGCGGATCAAGGACGGCCAGCCGAGCAAAGTGGTGGAGGAGCATGTGAAGAAGCTGATGGAGCAGCGCCACGGCACCAAGGATTTCTTCACCAACAACCTCGACAGCATCATGCAGACGGTGCAGCGCACCAGCCGCTCCCTGGCCCTGCTGCTGTCGCTGATCGCGGTGATTTCCCTGGTGGTGGGGGGAATCGGGGTGATGAACATCATGCTGGTGTCGGTCACCGAGCGGACCCGGGAGATCGGCATCCGCATGGCGGTGGGGGCCCGGCAGTCGGATATCCGCCAGCAGTTCCTGGTGGAGGCGGTGATGGTCTGCCTGATCGGCGGGGCCATCGGCATCAGCCTGTCGTTCGCCATCGGCTACCTGTTCACCCTGTTCATCAAGGAGTGGGAGATGGTGTTTTCCATGGGGTCGATCATTACCGCGTTCGCCTGTTCGACCCTGATCGGCATCGTCTTCGGCTTCGTTCCGGCGCGCAACGCCGCGCGCCTGGATCCCATCGAAGCCCTGGCCCGGGATTGACAGGCCGTAGACCGAACCGCCGGCGCTGGGGCCGGCGGGGGTTACAGGGCCAAGGCCGGATCAGGCCGTCGGGGTTTCGCTGCTGTGCGGCGCTTGTTCCTCGGGCGAGTACATCCAGCGCAGCAGCGAGTGCCGGCCACTGATGCCGAGCTTGATGGCGGCGCGCTTCAAGTAGCTTTCGACGGTATTGACCTTGAGCTTGAGCTGCTCGGCCAGCTGCGGCGCGGTGCGCCCGGCCAGCAGCCCGACACAGACCTCCAGCTCGCGGTTGGACAGGCGCAGCCCGGACTGTTCCAGGCGCGCGGCAAAGCGCAGGCGCAGGCTTGCCAGGCCCTCGATGGCGGCACTGTCCTGCTCGGCGGCATCGCCCCGGGGCTGCAGGGCGCTGATGTGTTTTTCCACCATGGGCAGCAGCAACGGCGAGATGTCCTCCAGCAGCAGGCGTTCCTGGGGGGAAAAGCTCTGGTCCTGGCTGCTGCGGTACACCGAGAGCACGTAGTGGTAGGAGTCCTTGCGCCCGGTCAGGTGCAGTTGTGCCGGGTCCGCGTGGCCGCGCTGGCGTTGCAGCGACGGGCCCGGGGCCGGTTCGCCGGGTTGTTCGGGAAAGCCGGTGAGCAGCAGCGGGTCATTGCTGGCATGGGCATCGCTGTACAGAGGGTGGCGGGTCTGCATCAGGGTGTTGCCGGTTCTGCCGACGGCCTGTTCCGGGTCGGCCCGCAGTTGGGTGATATGGGTGGCGTCCACAGCCAGCTGGGTGAGTATCAGGTCGTGCAGCATGCGCGGAAAGTTGCGGCTGCCGGTGCTGGCGATGACCTTACCAATGTGTGGAAACAGTATTTGTGAGTTCATCATTTCATCCATGAATGTGAAGGTGTGGAGGGGGGCTGCCTTATAGCAACGAGTTTGGGTCAGGGTTGATTTACCTCCTGTTTGCTCTGGGCGACAAAGGGTCGCCTCGTATCCTAGTACAAGGTTTTGTTGGTCGTTTGGTGAAAATGGTCAAATAGTCGATTTTTCAAGCATCGACTTTGCTTTTTTGAGGGGCTGGTTAAAGAAGGATCGCACCATCAATCGCTGTAGAGGGGGAGCAGCTTGAAATCGGTCTGGACCACAATACATCGATGGTCTCATTCCTCTGGTCCTAGCTGGGCCAATGAGGCTGATAGTGTTCTGCTCATCACATTCTCAGGCGCTAGTACTGGGTTTTTTCCAGAAGTGATAAAAAGGTTCGATCTTCTGAATCTGAAATTCGCATTTCTGGTAAAGCCCACATGCGGACAGGTTGTTCTTTTGGGTAACAACCTGACATTGCTTGAAACCTCGGTCCTGGAACCATTGTTGAGCGTGTCTGACCAGCGTTTGACCATGTCCTTGTCCGCGAACTGATGAATCAACGGCGAGTAGCCCTATGTCTGCAATGCCGTTCTTTGTGCCGGCGGTCAACATCGCCACTATTTTAGTGTTACTGCGTATCACAAATACCTCGAGAGCGATTTCCTTGGCTGCTGACCTTCTGGCCCAGATGCTGTAGAGCTCATGGAATTTTTCCAGGTCGATATTAGGGTCAACTGAAAACCTTGAGTACTCGCCGCTTTGAACAGCGAGGTCGATCAACTCTTCAACTTTCATTGATGGATGGTAGGTTTCCACCAGTGACGAATATCTCTTGCCCTTGGTGGTGGCGAGGTTGGTGATGAACGTAGCCTTAAGATCTACTAGACTGCCTTTCATGGGGAGTGAGTCCAGCTCACTCAGCTCTTTTTCTGATTGCCAGTAAACTAAGCTGGCACCTAGTTTTAGCGCCTTGCTTAACTGCTCTTGCAGATGGGCCTTCGAAAGTGTGGGGTTGCTGATTCGATAGACTGGGGTCTGAAAAAAATCGGTGTCCCACTCAAGCTTTTCTATATCCATTGCTCTCTCGATGTTTAAGTTAATTGCTGTTTTACAAAGAGATAAGTATTAAGAGTTTAAGGGGGTGACAGGGTTTTCCCTGAACACGTAGTACTTGCATGCGAGAAAACTGTACGCCGCTAATAATATTATGGCCGATGCTTGGACTATTTCATGTGGGTAGTGGAGTTGGTCGAAAAATACATACAGTAATATCAGGTTTATCACATAGCCTGATACATGCATTTGTATGTAGCGAAATGGTGCGCCAGCTCGCCCGCTTTTTTTGAAAGTCCAACGGTAGTTGACAGAATAGCTGTAGGTGGCTCCTGCCAGATACATAAGCGTCATAGACAATTTTTCTCCGCAACCGGCATACACGATCAGTAAGTAACCAGCGTAAGCCAAGGCATTGCTGGTTACGCCAATAATTCCGTAGCGAATCAGCTGAATGATGGTATGGGTAGGGATAGTGTTCACTATGGCATTCTATTTGGCTTTGGAGTTGAAGGGGTAGTGGAACTGCCAGTATTCAGACTAGAAGGTTTTTCGTCCGACGATATAAAGCGGACGCTTTTTAGTCTCGTCGAATGTCTTGCCTATATATATGCCGACTACGCCCTGAATGGAGATGACAATTCCGCCAATGAAGAAAATAGATACCATGAGGCTGGTCCAACCTTGTACTACCGTGCCATGAAAGTAGGTGGTGATCATAAGGTAGATACCATAGATGAATGAAAGTGAGGCCATTGTAAAGCCGAGCTTTACTGCAAGCCTAAGTGGTTTGTCCGAATAGGCGATAATGGTATCCATGGCCAGACTCCAAAGTTTGGAGAAAGTGTAAGTGCTTTTGCCGTGGCCACGTTCGCAGTGCTCGACATCAATGCCGGTGCTGGTAAAGCCCATCCAGTGGACCAAGGCGCCAAAAAAACGCAACTGTTCACGCATTTGGCACAGATTGTCAGTAACTTGGCGGGAAATTATTCGAAAGTTACCGCTATTCCCGTCATACTCAAAGTCGGCAAGATAACTGAACGTCTTGTAAAAAAACCACGAGCCTAGGCGCTTTATTGCAGAGTCTTTTCTTAAACCTCGTAGAGCCAGGACAATGTCGTACCCTTCCTGTGCCTTGGCATATAACCGGGGAATTTCTTCAGGACGATCCTGTAGGTCGCAGTCCATGACCACAACCCAATCTCCTCGGGAACTATCGAGACCCGCAGTGATGCCGTAATGCTGGCCGAAGTTCCGGCTTAGCTGAATTCCCCGCACTCTTGGATCGACCTTTGCCAACTGTTTTATTAAATCCCAGGAGCGATCGCCGCCGCAGTCCTCAATCAACAGGATTTCAAAATTTGGTGTGATCTCTTCCAGCGATGTTTTCAATCGCGCATAAAGCTCCATCAGCGAATTTTCAGCCTTGTAAACAGGTACGACGACAGAAATGTGAGGTTTTTCTTTTGGATTTTCCACTGTGCTTATCATTTATAGGTTTAAAGGGGAGTTCGGGATTTACCAGAATTTTTGATAGCGAAAACAGAGCTCTAGGAAGTAGTAGAGTGCTCCGAATGCAGTGTGTGCGAAAAACAAGATGACGCAACGTTTATATTTTTTTACGTTGCTTATTGTTGTTGTAAAAGCTTCTTTGTTTTTTAGCAGGAATGCTGCAGAGAAAAGGAAAGTCAAGTATAGGCCAATCTGACCGCTCCACCAAAAATTTCCGGCATACATCCGGTAGCCACTTTCAGAAAAGAAGTAAGTCAAAATTAACCCCATCAAGAGACAGAGCGATGCGAGAAGCAGTGCCTTGTCTTTGATGAACTCTTTAGGGTAGTAGCAGAGTACAAGAAGTGGGAATGCGATAGATAGAATCAGCTTGATGAATAAGTATTTTGAGTAGTGGGCCATGCTTTCAAAAGGAAGAAATAAAACGTGGCTTTCCTCATTTGCGGTTTCTATTGAAAGGCTTTGGTAGAAGTAGGTGTGCAGAAACTGAAGACTGAGCACGAATACTGTCGGCAGGAAAAAAGCCCAGTAAATATATGCGCTTTTCAGGCTGCTTTTCAGTTGCTGGGTTGCGATGAGAAATAAAATCAGTGCTGGCAAAATGATAATAAGGAAATTTGGCTTTGATATTCCGCAGAAAAAAATTGAAATTGCCAGTAGCGTGCCTCTTGAGAGTGTGTTGCCTGAGGTTTCGGTGAAAGATTTTAATGTGTAGCAAAAAGCGATGAGGGCTAGTGGCTTGAGCAGGAGCATTGTTGGACTATGATAAATCGTAAGCCCCACATAGCCAAAATAGAAATGATGGTCAAATACCGCAAGGATCTGGAGGGGGCTGGCCACTAGTAAACATACTGACACAAGCGTGGCTGTTTTAGCTGAGGTGTACCGGCTGAGGACTTTATAGTTTAAGATCGCCAGCAGGTAAATGGCGGAAACTATGATGATGGTGGAGGCTATGGCGTAATTGACACTTAGAATATTTTTAGTGAGGATCGTGAGTAGATGGTATAGCGGGTGCGGCAGCATGAGAGTGCCGTTATCTTCCATGTCGCTCGCCCATTTCAGGTGTGCAACATAGTCGCCGCCAATTGTTGAGAGCTTATATATAAGGGGGGTGAAGGTGATGAAAGTAAATGCAAGTAGTATGAAGTAGGCGCGAGTGTGGTGTTGGCGGTTTTTATCTGGTGCTGGATATGTTTCGCTTATGTTGTCGTCTGTCATTCGCTCTCGCCTATTTTATTCTGGTTTTTACAGGAATCTATTCTTGGAGTGGTTTTGGTGTTCTATTTAATCTTGCCGGAATGAGTTGGTCTTTGGGTTGGTCTATGTTTTTTGCATATGTT
The DNA window shown above is from Pseudomonas protegens CHA0 and carries:
- a CDS encoding MacB family efflux pump subunit, which encodes MSEPLLHLTGISRSFTAGDREFLALKHIDLSIQAGEMVAITGASGSGKSTLMNILGCLDYATAGSYKVNGRETRDLDDQALAELRRDYFGFIFQRYHLLPHLSAMHNVEMPAIYAGTPQVRRHGRARELLARLGLSGHLGHRPSQLSGGQQQRVSIARALMNGGEVILADEPTGALDTASGKEVMNILQELHGLGHTVIIVTHDPKVAANAQRIIEVRDGEIVSDRANPRPADEAPSEPPVSVRPAGARRLVASLGLFKEAFVMAWVALVSHRMRTLLTMLGIVIGITSVVSIVAIGEGAKRYVLKDIQAIGSNTIDIFPGASFGDSRAAAIQTLMPADVTALNQLYYVDSATPMVGRSLLLRYGNIDLNATVNGVSHLYFQVRDIKLASGISFSENDARRQAQVVVIDHNTRNRLFGPDVDPLGQVILVGNLPCTVIGVTRENKNMFAASNLLNVWLPYETAAGRVLGQRHLDSISVRIKDGQPSKVVEEHVKKLMEQRHGTKDFFTNNLDSIMQTVQRTSRSLALLLSLIAVISLVVGGIGVMNIMLVSVTERTREIGIRMAVGARQSDIRQQFLVEAVMVCLIGGAIGISLSFAIGYLFTLFIKEWEMVFSMGSIITAFACSTLIGIVFGFVPARNAARLDPIEALARD
- a CDS encoding helix-turn-helix transcriptional regulator, coding for MNSQILFPHIGKVIASTGSRNFPRMLHDLILTQLAVDATHITQLRADPEQAVGRTGNTLMQTRHPLYSDAHASNDPLLLTGFPEQPGEPAPGPSLQRQRGHADPAQLHLTGRKDSYHYVLSVYRSSQDQSFSPQERLLLEDISPLLLPMVEKHISALQPRGDAAEQDSAAIEGLASLRLRFAARLEQSGLRLSNRELEVCVGLLAGRTAPQLAEQLKLKVNTVESYLKRAAIKLGISGRHSLLRWMYSPEEQAPHSSETPTA
- a CDS encoding GNAT family N-acetyltransferase encodes the protein MDIEKLEWDTDFFQTPVYRISNPTLSKAHLQEQLSKALKLGASLVYWQSEKELSELDSLPMKGSLVDLKATFITNLATTKGKRYSSLVETYHPSMKVEELIDLAVQSGEYSRFSVDPNIDLEKFHELYSIWARRSAAKEIALEVFVIRSNTKIVAMLTAGTKNGIADIGLLAVDSSVRGQGHGQTLVRHAQQWFQDRGFKQCQVVTQKNNLSACGLYQKCEFQIQKIEPFYHFWKKPSTSA
- a CDS encoding GtrA family protein translates to MNTIPTHTIIQLIRYGIIGVTSNALAYAGYLLIVYAGCGEKLSMTLMYLAGATYSYSVNYRWTFKKSGRAGAPFRYIQMHVSGYVINLILLYVFFDQLHYPHEIVQASAIILLAAYSFLACKYYVFRENPVTPLNS
- a CDS encoding glycosyltransferase family 2 protein translates to MENPKEKPHISVVVPVYKAENSLMELYARLKTSLEEITPNFEILLIEDCGGDRSWDLIKQLAKVDPRVRGIQLSRNFGQHYGITAGLDSSRGDWVVVMDCDLQDRPEEIPRLYAKAQEGYDIVLALRGLRKDSAIKRLGSWFFYKTFSYLADFEYDGNSGNFRIISRQVTDNLCQMREQLRFFGALVHWMGFTSTGIDVEHCERGHGKSTYTFSKLWSLAMDTIIAYSDKPLRLAVKLGFTMASLSFIYGIYLMITTYFHGTVVQGWTSLMVSIFFIGGIVISIQGVVGIYIGKTFDETKKRPLYIVGRKTF